One window of Hujiaoplasma nucleasis genomic DNA carries:
- a CDS encoding phosphotransferase family protein, with the protein MNKIGEGKTAEVFSDGQYAYKKYRDHYDIRNIEYEVKVQNEIFNKTNLNVCHYDIENNMIKMTLLNGIEFADRIRLEKYKLWLEDFTDLQCQTYEYDQIELLDVYQVFNKQVMASSLDDSLKNKALVSLSKIDKIYKLCHLDFHPLNIIYTEDKYFIIDWTNAKLAHPVMDIASTYIIFRQYLKRQANKYLNMMIKKTGYNKDQICNALPIMAFIKLRESDHEDNQFLIDLINGNDLIYDRY; encoded by the coding sequence ATGAATAAAATAGGTGAAGGAAAAACAGCTGAAGTATTTTCAGATGGTCAATATGCATATAAGAAATATCGTGATCATTACGATATTAGAAATATAGAGTATGAAGTTAAGGTGCAAAATGAAATATTCAATAAAACCAATTTGAATGTATGTCATTATGATATTGAAAATAATATGATTAAAATGACTTTATTAAATGGTATAGAGTTTGCTGATAGGATTAGGTTAGAAAAGTATAAATTATGGTTAGAAGATTTTACTGACCTACAGTGTCAAACCTATGAATACGATCAAATTGAGTTGTTGGATGTTTATCAAGTTTTTAATAAGCAAGTCATGGCTTCTAGTCTTGATGATTCTTTAAAAAATAAAGCCTTAGTATCCCTAAGCAAAATTGATAAGATTTATAAATTATGTCATCTTGATTTTCATCCTCTAAATATTATTTATACTGAAGACAAATATTTTATAATTGATTGGACAAATGCAAAATTAGCGCATCCAGTCATGGATATAGCAAGTACTTATATTATCTTTAGACAATACTTAAAAAGACAAGCAAACAAGTATTTGAATATGATGATTAAGAAGACTGGATACAATAAAGATCAAATATGTAATGCTTTGCCTATCATGGCTTTTATTAAGTTAAGAGAAAGTGACCATGAAGACAATCAGTTTTTAATTGATTTAATTAATGGAAATGATTTGATTTATGATAGATACTAA
- a CDS encoding GNAT family N-acetyltransferase: MIDTNRLILRKFTDSDLDAYYQIMKEKSVYQWLGKGGQRTKEHVLKTIEYYKKHWIQYGIGNFAVYLKDKNELIGHCGFNCIDELGGFELLYALSEDHWYKGYASEASIACLEWLEKQGSLSKVYALSYPDNHRSIHVIEKLNFIYIGNKHLFGVDLRAFELNFQSRH; encoded by the coding sequence ATGATAGATACTAATCGTTTAATATTAAGAAAATTTACAGATAGTGATTTAGATGCTTATTATCAAATCATGAAAGAAAAATCTGTTTACCAATGGTTAGGCAAGGGTGGGCAAAGAACTAAAGAGCATGTACTAAAAACGATAGAGTATTATAAAAAACATTGGATACAATATGGTATAGGTAATTTTGCAGTTTACTTAAAAGATAAAAATGAACTTATTGGCCATTGTGGTTTTAATTGCATCGATGAACTCGGTGGATTTGAATTGCTTTATGCTTTGTCTGAGGACCACTGGTATAAAGGTTATGCGAGCGAAGCAAGTATAGCCTGTCTTGAGTGGTTAGAAAAACAAGGGTCTCTTAGTAAGGTCTATGCTTTATCATATCCAGATAATCATAGATCAATTCACGTGATAGAAAAATTAAACTTTATATATATTGGAAACAAGCATTTATTCGGAGTGGATTTAAGAGCCTTTGAATTAAATTTCCAAAGTAGACACTAA